DNA sequence from the Gordonia polyisoprenivorans genome:
ACAGCCGACTTCGTTGCCTCGGCATCGGCGCCCGCGTCGCGCAGGCGTGCGCCCACGGCCTGATCGGTGAACAGTGCCAGCAGCAGGTGCTCGGTGCCGACGTAGTTGTGCCCGAGTTCCAGCGCCGTCCGAACCGTCTGTTCGAGAACCGCTTTGGCGGCGTCGTCGTAGGGCAGGACGGTGTCGGCATCGCGATTCGCGGTGGGATCGGTGTCCACCGGCGCGGTGGTATCGGTCAAGACCGTCGGGTCGACGCCCTGTGCGGTGAGTACCAGTGTGGCCAGTGACGACGAGTCGGAGGCCAGTCCGTGGGCCAGGTGGGTCGAGCCGACGGTGCGTGCGCCGGTGGCAACCGCGTGATTGTGCGCCGACGAGATGACGTTGCGTGCTCGTGGGGTGAAGCGGCTGAACGGACTCGGTTCGTCGGACGCCGGGTTGCGGCCGACAAACCGTTTCTGTGCAGCCTGTTTCGTCACACCCATACTGGCGCCGATCTGCGTCCACGACGCGCCGGAGCGGCGGGCCTGATCGACGAAGTGTCCGATGAGGCTGTCGCCGACGTCGCCGAGGTGGGCGGCGGCGGTCATGGCGTCGGTGAGTTGTTCGAGCGGATCGTCGTGGACCTTGTGGATCGCGCTGATCAGGTCGTCGAGGCGGACTCCGGTCAATTGGGTGGGTGTGGGGTTGTCGCTCATGCGTCAACTCTAGGTTGACGCCCCTGTTGCGTCAACCATGAGTTGACGCCGACGAACGGAGTGGACGAACGGTGGATGCGCGCATTGTCCTCGTTGACAGTCGGCGCAGTCGTGGGAACGATGGAGTGGACGGGGTCGATGAACCCCGCGTCCGCACGCCACGGGAGGACCTCCAGTGAGCATCACCGAACGTATCTCCGTACCCACCGATCAGTCGCCGGCGCAACGCTTTCGAGAAGTCCGGGAGCTCACCGACCTACTGGCCGACCGGTTGTCGCCCGAAGACCAGACCCCGCAGTCGATGACCGAGGCCAGCCCCGCCAAATGGCATCGGGCCCACGTCACATGGTTTTTCGAGGAGTTCATCCTCCGCCGTGATCCCGGCTACGTGGTGTACGACGAGACCTACCGCTATCTGTTCAACAGCTACTACGAAACCGTTGGCGAGCGCCATCCCCGACCGGATCGGGGTCTGGTCACGCGCCCGGGCGTCGACGACATCACGCATTACCGCAACTACGTGGACGCGGCGATGGAAAGTGCCCTGACGCGTGGCGCCCTCGACGACGCCGCACTCGATCTCGTCGAACTGGGCTGCAATCACGAACAGCAACACCAGGAGTTGCTGCTCATGGACATCAAGCATCTGTTCTCGACGATTCCGCTCACCCCCGGCCCGATCTACGTCGACCGCGAACTCGATGTGCCGAGCGTGCCCGGTCCGATGACATGGCGTTCGGTCACCGGTGGCGTCACCGAGGTCGGTGCCGATCCGGGAGCCGGATTCTCCTACGACAACGAGGGACCGCGGCATCGAGTCTTCTTGGAGGACTTCGAGATCGCCGAGCGCCCGGTCACCAATGCCGACTGGCTGGAGTTCATCGCCGACGGCGGTTATCGGCGCCACGAGCTGTGGTTGTCCGACGGATGGGCGCACCTGCGGCAGACCGGTTGGCAGGCGCCCGGCTACTGGCACCGCGACGACGACGGACAGTGGACGACGTACACGCTCTCGGGACGGCGACCGCTCGATCCCGGTGAACCGGTGCTGCATGTGAGCTTCTACGAGGCAGATGCCTACGCCCGGTGGGCCGGAGCCCGTCTGCCCACCGAATTCGAATGGGAGACCGCCGCATCCACGCTCGGTGCCCAGCGTGCAGAGTTGTTGGACCCGGATCGTTGTCACCCCCGATCGGTCGCCGGATCCGATGAGGCGGCGATGATCGGCAATGTGTGGGAATGGACATCGAGTGCCTATCTTCCGTATCCGGGATTCGTCCCGGCGAACGGGGCGGTCGGCGAATACAACGGAAAGTTCATGAGCGATCAACATGTTCTGCGCGGCGCGGCCGCCATCACGCCCCGCGGCCACGAGCGCGTGACGTACCGCAATTTCTTCCCGGCACCGTCGCGGTGGGTGTTCGCCGGACTGAGGCTCGCCCGGTGACCGTCGAGACACTGCCACCGCTGGCCGCCGACGCTCTCGCCGGATTATGGTCCACCCCGCCGGTGTTGCCGA
Encoded proteins:
- the egtB gene encoding ergothioneine biosynthesis protein EgtB, encoding MSITERISVPTDQSPAQRFREVRELTDLLADRLSPEDQTPQSMTEASPAKWHRAHVTWFFEEFILRRDPGYVVYDETYRYLFNSYYETVGERHPRPDRGLVTRPGVDDITHYRNYVDAAMESALTRGALDDAALDLVELGCNHEQQHQELLLMDIKHLFSTIPLTPGPIYVDRELDVPSVPGPMTWRSVTGGVTEVGADPGAGFSYDNEGPRHRVFLEDFEIAERPVTNADWLEFIADGGYRRHELWLSDGWAHLRQTGWQAPGYWHRDDDGQWTTYTLSGRRPLDPGEPVLHVSFYEADAYARWAGARLPTEFEWETAASTLGAQRAELLDPDRCHPRSVAGSDEAAMIGNVWEWTSSAYLPYPGFVPANGAVGEYNGKFMSDQHVLRGAAAITPRGHERVTYRNFFPAPSRWVFAGLRLAR
- a CDS encoding Clp protease N-terminal domain-containing protein, with translation MSDNPTPTQLTGVRLDDLISAIHKVHDDPLEQLTDAMTAAAHLGDVGDSLIGHFVDQARRSGASWTQIGASMGVTKQAAQKRFVGRNPASDEPSPFSRFTPRARNVISSAHNHAVATGARTVGSTHLAHGLASDSSSLATLVLTAQGVDPTVLTDTTAPVDTDPTANRDADTVLPYDDAAKAVLEQTVRTALELGHNYVGTEHLLLALFTDQAVGARLRDAGADAEATKSAVEEQLSQLKT